The Peptostreptococcaceae bacterium genome includes a window with the following:
- a CDS encoding sigma 54 modulation/S30EA ribosomal C-terminal domain-containing protein, translated as FVFANSESDEVNVVYKRNDGNYGLIEPTIY; from the coding sequence CTTTGTGTTTGCGAATTCGGAAAGCGATGAGGTTAATGTAGTGTATAAACGAAATGACGGTAATTACGGCTTGATTGAGCCGACTATATATTAG